The Psilocybe cubensis strain MGC-MH-2018 chromosome 7, whole genome shotgun sequence genome has a window encoding:
- a CDS encoding Solute carrier family 66 member 2 gives MVATWLSTLASIGMAVGPPLVYADQAFSIVKKKDSTGFSRDVCAILLIANITRCFFWLGNHFEMALLVQSIFMILAQLALLYICILYRPHISPETLGTSTRPLSFWQWPTYTQYIEFLAGLILCQAILFLIFGQWPTFVSILGFVALGLESTLPIPQLISNYRQRSLYGFRMSTLLGWVGGDSFKTVYFFLQHTPLQFQVCAIFQLSIDLAIIGQRITYGNKPPISAILTEEDELEQALVLGQE, from the exons ATGGTGGCCACTTGGCTCTCGACGCTCGCCTCAATAGGCATGGCAGTCGGTCCACCTCTG GTGTATGCCGACCAAGCCTTTTCCATCGTCAAGAAAAA AGATTCAACAGGTTTCTCGCGAGATGTTTGTGCCATACT ACTTATAGCCAATATAACACGATGCTTCTTTTGGCTCGG AAATCATTTCGAAATGGCATTGCTGGTCCAGTCTATATTTATGATACTCGCACAG CTGGCTCTTTTGTATATCTGTATATTATATCGACCTCACATAAGCCCTGAAACTCTCGGCACGTCTACGCGACCACTGTCTTTTTGGCAATGGCCAACCTACACTCAATACATTGAATTTTTGGCTGGATTAAT CCTTTGTCAAGCTATCCTATTTCTCATCTTTGGTCAATGGCCGACATTTGTTTCTATCTTGGGATTTGTCGCCCTGGGCCTGGAAAGTACACTTCCGATCCCACAGTTGATCAG TAATTACCGCCAACGTTCACTTTATGGCTTTCGCATGTCAACTTTGCTTGGATGGGTTGGAGGAGACTCCTTCAA AACAGTGTATTTCTTCCTACAACATACTCCCCTTCAATTCCAAGTCTGTGCTATCTTCCAGTTGTCAATCGATCTAG CCATCATCGGTCAACGCATAACATATGGCAACAAGCCTCCCATCTCTGCCATTCTGACCGAGGAAGATGAACTAGAGCAAGCTCTAGTACTAGGCCAAGAATGA